The following proteins are encoded in a genomic region of Columba livia isolate bColLiv1 breed racing homer chromosome 17, bColLiv1.pat.W.v2, whole genome shotgun sequence:
- the EIF4ENIF1 gene encoding eukaryotic translation initiation factor 4E transporter isoform X3, translated as MDKRGGITETENGDAFLELNRITTKYPHRYTKEELLDIKERPYSKQRPSCLSEKYDSDGVWDPEKWHASLYPSSGRTSPVESFKKDLDSDRTSLMRRIVDPRERVKEDDLDVVLSPQRRSFGGGCHVTAAISSRRAGSPLEKENDGVRVIGGRRIGSGRIISSRNFDKDHRGGEKDLRDSRDVRDRDRDRDYKDKRFRREFGDSKRVFGERRRNDSYTEEEPEWFSAGPTSQSETIELTGFDDKILEEDHKGRKRTRRRTASLKEGIECNGGVAEEDEVQAALANETPADQEVPREAVLQEPAPGEFDFNEFFNLDKSVPGLASMIEDVLGEGSVSASRFSRWFSNPSRSGSRSSSLRSTPHEELERLAGLEQAILSPGQNSGNYFAPIPLEDHSENKVDILEMLQKAKVDLKPLLSSLSANKEKLRESTHSGVVLSVEEVEAGLKGLKVEQEGKIATPFMAEQMEEALNVAGSRQIKKDGDMTAFNKLVSSMKASGTLPSQPKVNQSLESHLMSPPEMAGQPLSKNILQELLGPPITRPASSNVLSGLIGGLEPAASLLTQRAPSPPIPPVFPTRAASADYLRHRISSPIGFGQGSQQMLGDPFPGVRKPMSPVTAQMSPLEIQQAALEGLTLPHDLAIQAANFYQHGFGKPQMDKSRDGYRNRQQRMTKSPAPGHRGNASSPAPAASITSMLSPSFTPTSVIRKMYESKEKSKEEPVSGKMKVSDGKDENQRPNEGTKLPALQRSTCSTPLTQANRCTKEQDYRPKSTGRKTPTMASPVPGSPFLRPVHQVPLVPHVPIVRPAHQLHPGLVQRMLAQGVHPQHLPLLQAGMLPPGVDLSHLQGISAPILGQPFYPLPTASHHILNPRSGTPLQLAMMQQQLQRSGTGAQGSPAGAQTSPQNVLPRTGLSHGHTPLDHRPSQRSGSPIGLAKWFGSDVLQQPLPSMPSKVISVDELEYRQ; from the exons ATGGATAAAAGAGGAGGCataacagaaactgaaaatggtGATGCTTTCCTGGAGCTGAACAGAATTACGACGAAATACCCACATCGTTACACAAAG gAGGAACTGCTGGATATTAAGGAGCGTCCCTACTCTAAGCAAAGACCTTCttgtctttctgaaaaatatgaCAG cGATGGTGTCTGGGATCCAGAGAAGTGGCATGCATCTTTGTATCCGAGTTCAGGAAGAACTTCACCAgtggaaagctttaaaaaagatCTGGATTCAGATCGGACTTCTCTTATGCGTAGGATAGTGG ATCCAAGAGAGCGAGTGAAAGAAGATGACTTGGATGTAGTCTTAAGTCCCCAAAGGCGAAGCTTTGGAGGTGGCTGTCACGTAACTGCAGCTATTAGCTCACGTCGAGCAGGGAGCCCCTTAGAAAAGGAGAACGATGGTGTCCGTGTTATTGGTGGCCGTAGGATTGGCAGTGGAAGAATTATCTCTTCTCGCAACTTTGATAAAGACCACCGGGGTGGCGAAAAAGACTTACGTGATTCTAGAGATGTGAGAGACCGAGATCGGGACAGGGACTACAAAGATAAACGCTTCAgg AGGGAGTTTGGTGACAGCAAACGGGTCTTTGGGGAGCGAAGGAGGAATGACTCCTACACTGAAGAGGAGCCTGAGTGGTTCTCTGCTGGTCCTACAAGTCAGTCTGAAACCATTGAGCTCACAGGCTTTGATGATAAAATTTTGGAGGAGGATCACAAAGGGAGAAAACGTACAAGACGACGTACAGCCTCACTAAAAGAAG ggaTAGAATGCAATGGTGGAGTGGCAGAAGAGGATGAAGTGCAAGCTGCCCTTGCCAATGAAACTCCAGCAGATCAGGAAGTCCCTAGGGAAGCCGTCTTACAAGAACCAGCTCCAGGAGAGTTTGACTTCAATGAGTTCTTTAACTTGGATAAAAGTGTTCCTGGCCTGGCTTCG ATGATAGAGGATGTGCTGGGGGAAGGTTCTGTGTCTGCCAGCAGGTTCAGCAGGTGGTTTTCTAATCCGAGTCGTTCTGGAAGTCGGTCAAGCAGCTTGAGATCTACACCACATGAGGAACTGGAGAGGCTAGCAG GTCTAGAACAAGCCATTCTCTCCCCTGGCCAGAACTCTGGAAACTACTTTGCTCCCATTCCATTGGAAGACCACTCTGAAAACAAAGTGGACATCCTAGAAATGCTACAGAAAGCCAAAGTGGACTTAAAACCTCTTCTCTCAAGTCTTTCAGCCAACAAGGAAAAGCTTAGAGAGAGCA CACATTCAGGAGTTGTACTTTCTGTGGAAGAAGTTGAAGCTGGGCTAAAAGGCCTGAAAGTGGAACAGGAGGGAAAAATTGCTACTCCATTCATGGCTGAGCAAATGGAGGAAGCATTGAATGTCGCTGGCTCCAGACAGATCAAGAAAGATGGAGATATGACTGCATTTAACAAACTGGTCAGCAGTATGAAAGCAAGTGGGACTCTGCCTTCCCAGCCCAAAGTCAAC CAGAGCCTTGAGAGCCACTTAatgtcacctccagagatggcAGGCCAGCCTCTGTCCAAGAATATTCTGCAG GAACTTCTTGGTCCACCCATTACCAGACCTGCTTCATCAAATGTCCTTAGTGGCCTGATAGGCGGTTTGGAACCTGCAGCCTCTTTACTGACGCAGAGAGCACCTTCTCCTCCTATTCCACCCGTGTTTCCAACTCGTGCTGCTTCTGCAGATTACCTGCGCCACAGAATATCTTCACCCATTG GTTTTGGACAAGGTTCTCAGCAAATGCTGGGTGATCCATTTCCAGGTGTAAGGAAGCCCATGAGTCCGGTTACTGCACAG ATGAGTCCCCTGGAAATACAACAAGCTGCATTAGAGGGACTAACATTACCACACGACTTAGCCATACAGGCAGCGAATTTCTATCAGCATGGCTTTGGCAAACCACAAATGGACAAAAGCAGAGATGGCTACAGAAACAG GCAGCAACGAATGACTAAATCACCTGCGCCAGGACACAGAGGGAATGCGTCTtctccagcccctgcagcatCAATTACTAGCATG CTGTCTCCTTCCTTTACACCTACCTCGGTGATTCGCAAGATGTATGAGagcaaggaaaaaagcaaagaggagCCAGTTTCTGGGAAAATGAAAGTCAGTGATGGGAAAGATGAAAATCAGAGGCCAAATGAAG GTACCAAACTACCTGCACTGCAACGCTCCACATGTTCCACACCTCTTACCCAAGCAAATCGTTGCACCAAAGAGCAAGACTACAGGCCTAAGTCAACTGGTAGAAAGACTCCTACaatggcctccccagtgccaggaAGCCCTTTTCTTCGTCCTGTTCATCAAGTACCCCTTGTTCCCCATGTACCCATTGTGCGACCTGCTCATCAACTGCATCCAGGATTGGTCCAGAGAATGCTGGCACAGGGGGTTCATCCACAGCATCTTCCTCTACTGCAAGCAG GAATGCTTCCTCCTGGAGTGGATCTGTCTCACTTGCAGGGAATATCTGCTCCCATCCTTGGCCAACCCTTTTATCCACTACCAACAGCCAGCCATCACATCTTAAACCCACGCTCTGGGACACCTTTGCAGCTTGCGATGATGCAGCAGCAGCTACAACGATCAG GCACTGGAGCACAGGGATCACCTGCTGGTGCACAGACAAGCCCTCAGAATGTGCTGCCTCGGACTGGATTATCTCACGGGCACACACCGCTCGACCATCGCCCCAGCCAGAGAAGTGGCTCTCCCATCGGCCTTGCAAAATGGTTTGGTTCAGATGTCTTGCAGCAGCCTCTCCCTTCCATGCCATCCAAAGTCATCAGTGTAGATGAACTGGAATACCGGCAGTGA
- the EIF4ENIF1 gene encoding eukaryotic translation initiation factor 4E transporter isoform X9: MDKRGGITETENGDAFLELNRITTKYPHRYTKEELLDIKERPYSKQRPSCLSEKYDSDGVWDPEKWHASLYPSSGRTSPVESFKKDLDSDRTSLMRRIVDPRERVKEDDLDVVLSPQRRSFGGGCHVTAAISSRRAGSPLEKENDGVRVIGGRRIGSGRIISSRNFDKDHRGGEKDLRDSRDVRDRDRDRDYKDKRFRREFGDSKRVFGERRRNDSYTEEEPEWFSAGPTSQSETIELTGFDDKILEEDHKGRKRTRRRTASLKEGIECNGGVAEEDEVQAALANETPADQEVPREAVLQEPAPGEFDFNEFFNLDKSVPGLASMIEDVLGEGSVSASRFSRWFSNPSRSGSRSSSLRSTPHEELERLAGLEQAILSPGQNSGNYFAPIPLEDHSENKVDILEMLQKAKVDLKPLLSSLSANKEKLRESTHSGVVLSVEEVEAGLKGLKVEQEGKIATPFMAEQMEEALNVAGSRQIKKDGDMTAFNKLVSSMKASGTLPSQPKVNQSLESHLMSPPEMAGQPLSKNILQELLGPPITRPASSNVLSGLIGGLEPAASLLTQRAPSPPIPPVFPTRAASADYLRHRISSPIGFGQGSQQMLGDPFPGVRKPMSPVTAQMSPLEIQQAALEGLTLPHDLAIQAANFYQHGFGKPQMDKSRDGYRNRQQRMTKSPAPGHRGNASSPAPAASITSMLSPSFTPTSVIRKMYESKEKSKEEPVSGKMKVSDGKDENQRPNEGLVQRMLAQGVHPQHLPLLQAGMLPPGVDLSHLQGISAPILGQPFYPLPTASHHILNPRSGTPLQLAMMQQQLQRSGTGAQGSPAGAQTSPQNVLPRTGLSHGHTPLDHRPSQRSGSPIGLAKWFGSDVLQQPLPSMPSKVISVDELEYRQ, translated from the exons ATGGATAAAAGAGGAGGCataacagaaactgaaaatggtGATGCTTTCCTGGAGCTGAACAGAATTACGACGAAATACCCACATCGTTACACAAAG gAGGAACTGCTGGATATTAAGGAGCGTCCCTACTCTAAGCAAAGACCTTCttgtctttctgaaaaatatgaCAG cGATGGTGTCTGGGATCCAGAGAAGTGGCATGCATCTTTGTATCCGAGTTCAGGAAGAACTTCACCAgtggaaagctttaaaaaagatCTGGATTCAGATCGGACTTCTCTTATGCGTAGGATAGTGG ATCCAAGAGAGCGAGTGAAAGAAGATGACTTGGATGTAGTCTTAAGTCCCCAAAGGCGAAGCTTTGGAGGTGGCTGTCACGTAACTGCAGCTATTAGCTCACGTCGAGCAGGGAGCCCCTTAGAAAAGGAGAACGATGGTGTCCGTGTTATTGGTGGCCGTAGGATTGGCAGTGGAAGAATTATCTCTTCTCGCAACTTTGATAAAGACCACCGGGGTGGCGAAAAAGACTTACGTGATTCTAGAGATGTGAGAGACCGAGATCGGGACAGGGACTACAAAGATAAACGCTTCAgg AGGGAGTTTGGTGACAGCAAACGGGTCTTTGGGGAGCGAAGGAGGAATGACTCCTACACTGAAGAGGAGCCTGAGTGGTTCTCTGCTGGTCCTACAAGTCAGTCTGAAACCATTGAGCTCACAGGCTTTGATGATAAAATTTTGGAGGAGGATCACAAAGGGAGAAAACGTACAAGACGACGTACAGCCTCACTAAAAGAAG ggaTAGAATGCAATGGTGGAGTGGCAGAAGAGGATGAAGTGCAAGCTGCCCTTGCCAATGAAACTCCAGCAGATCAGGAAGTCCCTAGGGAAGCCGTCTTACAAGAACCAGCTCCAGGAGAGTTTGACTTCAATGAGTTCTTTAACTTGGATAAAAGTGTTCCTGGCCTGGCTTCG ATGATAGAGGATGTGCTGGGGGAAGGTTCTGTGTCTGCCAGCAGGTTCAGCAGGTGGTTTTCTAATCCGAGTCGTTCTGGAAGTCGGTCAAGCAGCTTGAGATCTACACCACATGAGGAACTGGAGAGGCTAGCAG GTCTAGAACAAGCCATTCTCTCCCCTGGCCAGAACTCTGGAAACTACTTTGCTCCCATTCCATTGGAAGACCACTCTGAAAACAAAGTGGACATCCTAGAAATGCTACAGAAAGCCAAAGTGGACTTAAAACCTCTTCTCTCAAGTCTTTCAGCCAACAAGGAAAAGCTTAGAGAGAGCA CACATTCAGGAGTTGTACTTTCTGTGGAAGAAGTTGAAGCTGGGCTAAAAGGCCTGAAAGTGGAACAGGAGGGAAAAATTGCTACTCCATTCATGGCTGAGCAAATGGAGGAAGCATTGAATGTCGCTGGCTCCAGACAGATCAAGAAAGATGGAGATATGACTGCATTTAACAAACTGGTCAGCAGTATGAAAGCAAGTGGGACTCTGCCTTCCCAGCCCAAAGTCAAC CAGAGCCTTGAGAGCCACTTAatgtcacctccagagatggcAGGCCAGCCTCTGTCCAAGAATATTCTGCAG GAACTTCTTGGTCCACCCATTACCAGACCTGCTTCATCAAATGTCCTTAGTGGCCTGATAGGCGGTTTGGAACCTGCAGCCTCTTTACTGACGCAGAGAGCACCTTCTCCTCCTATTCCACCCGTGTTTCCAACTCGTGCTGCTTCTGCAGATTACCTGCGCCACAGAATATCTTCACCCATTG GTTTTGGACAAGGTTCTCAGCAAATGCTGGGTGATCCATTTCCAGGTGTAAGGAAGCCCATGAGTCCGGTTACTGCACAG ATGAGTCCCCTGGAAATACAACAAGCTGCATTAGAGGGACTAACATTACCACACGACTTAGCCATACAGGCAGCGAATTTCTATCAGCATGGCTTTGGCAAACCACAAATGGACAAAAGCAGAGATGGCTACAGAAACAG GCAGCAACGAATGACTAAATCACCTGCGCCAGGACACAGAGGGAATGCGTCTtctccagcccctgcagcatCAATTACTAGCATG CTGTCTCCTTCCTTTACACCTACCTCGGTGATTCGCAAGATGTATGAGagcaaggaaaaaagcaaagaggagCCAGTTTCTGGGAAAATGAAAGTCAGTGATGGGAAAGATGAAAATCAGAGGCCAAATGAAG GATTGGTCCAGAGAATGCTGGCACAGGGGGTTCATCCACAGCATCTTCCTCTACTGCAAGCAG GAATGCTTCCTCCTGGAGTGGATCTGTCTCACTTGCAGGGAATATCTGCTCCCATCCTTGGCCAACCCTTTTATCCACTACCAACAGCCAGCCATCACATCTTAAACCCACGCTCTGGGACACCTTTGCAGCTTGCGATGATGCAGCAGCAGCTACAACGATCAG GCACTGGAGCACAGGGATCACCTGCTGGTGCACAGACAAGCCCTCAGAATGTGCTGCCTCGGACTGGATTATCTCACGGGCACACACCGCTCGACCATCGCCCCAGCCAGAGAAGTGGCTCTCCCATCGGCCTTGCAAAATGGTTTGGTTCAGATGTCTTGCAGCAGCCTCTCCCTTCCATGCCATCCAAAGTCATCAGTGTAGATGAACTGGAATACCGGCAGTGA
- the EIF4ENIF1 gene encoding eukaryotic translation initiation factor 4E transporter isoform X10, whose protein sequence is MDKRGGITETENGDAFLELNRITTKYPHRYTKEELLDIKERPYSKQRPSCLSEKYDSDGVWDPEKWHASLYPSSGRTSPVESFKKDLDSDRTSLMRRIVDPRERVKEDDLDVVLSPQRRSFGGGCHVTAAISSRRAGSPLEKENDGVRVIGGRRIGSGRIISSRNFDKDHRGGEKDLRDSRDVRDRDRDRDYKDKRFRREFGDSKRVFGERRRNDSYTEEEPEWFSAGPTSQSETIELTGFDDKILEEDHKGRKRTRRRTASLKEGIECNGGVAEEDEVQAALANETPADQEVPREAVLQEPAPGEFDFNEFFNLDKSVPGLASMIEDVLGEGSVSASRFSRWFSNPSRSGSRSSSLRSTPHEELERLAGLEQAILSPGQNSGNYFAPIPLEDHSENKVDILEMLQKAKVDLKPLLSSLSANKEKLRESTHSGVVLSVEEVEAGLKGLKVEQEGKIATPFMAEQMEEALNVAGSRQIKKDGDMTAFNKLVSSMKASGTLPSQPKVNSLESHLMSPPEMAGQPLSKNILQELLGPPITRPASSNVLSGLIGGLEPAASLLTQRAPSPPIPPVFPTRAASADYLRHRISSPIGFGQGSQQMLGDPFPGVRKPMSPVTAQMSPLEIQQAALEGLTLPHDLAIQAANFYQHGFGKPQMDKSRDGYRNRQQRMTKSPAPGHRGNASSPAPAASITSMLSPSFTPTSVIRKMYESKEKSKEEPVSGKMKVSDGKDENQRPNEGLVQRMLAQGVHPQHLPLLQAGMLPPGVDLSHLQGISAPILGQPFYPLPTASHHILNPRSGTPLQLAMMQQQLQRSGTGAQGSPAGAQTSPQNVLPRTGLSHGHTPLDHRPSQRSGSPIGLAKWFGSDVLQQPLPSMPSKVISVDELEYRQ, encoded by the exons ATGGATAAAAGAGGAGGCataacagaaactgaaaatggtGATGCTTTCCTGGAGCTGAACAGAATTACGACGAAATACCCACATCGTTACACAAAG gAGGAACTGCTGGATATTAAGGAGCGTCCCTACTCTAAGCAAAGACCTTCttgtctttctgaaaaatatgaCAG cGATGGTGTCTGGGATCCAGAGAAGTGGCATGCATCTTTGTATCCGAGTTCAGGAAGAACTTCACCAgtggaaagctttaaaaaagatCTGGATTCAGATCGGACTTCTCTTATGCGTAGGATAGTGG ATCCAAGAGAGCGAGTGAAAGAAGATGACTTGGATGTAGTCTTAAGTCCCCAAAGGCGAAGCTTTGGAGGTGGCTGTCACGTAACTGCAGCTATTAGCTCACGTCGAGCAGGGAGCCCCTTAGAAAAGGAGAACGATGGTGTCCGTGTTATTGGTGGCCGTAGGATTGGCAGTGGAAGAATTATCTCTTCTCGCAACTTTGATAAAGACCACCGGGGTGGCGAAAAAGACTTACGTGATTCTAGAGATGTGAGAGACCGAGATCGGGACAGGGACTACAAAGATAAACGCTTCAgg AGGGAGTTTGGTGACAGCAAACGGGTCTTTGGGGAGCGAAGGAGGAATGACTCCTACACTGAAGAGGAGCCTGAGTGGTTCTCTGCTGGTCCTACAAGTCAGTCTGAAACCATTGAGCTCACAGGCTTTGATGATAAAATTTTGGAGGAGGATCACAAAGGGAGAAAACGTACAAGACGACGTACAGCCTCACTAAAAGAAG ggaTAGAATGCAATGGTGGAGTGGCAGAAGAGGATGAAGTGCAAGCTGCCCTTGCCAATGAAACTCCAGCAGATCAGGAAGTCCCTAGGGAAGCCGTCTTACAAGAACCAGCTCCAGGAGAGTTTGACTTCAATGAGTTCTTTAACTTGGATAAAAGTGTTCCTGGCCTGGCTTCG ATGATAGAGGATGTGCTGGGGGAAGGTTCTGTGTCTGCCAGCAGGTTCAGCAGGTGGTTTTCTAATCCGAGTCGTTCTGGAAGTCGGTCAAGCAGCTTGAGATCTACACCACATGAGGAACTGGAGAGGCTAGCAG GTCTAGAACAAGCCATTCTCTCCCCTGGCCAGAACTCTGGAAACTACTTTGCTCCCATTCCATTGGAAGACCACTCTGAAAACAAAGTGGACATCCTAGAAATGCTACAGAAAGCCAAAGTGGACTTAAAACCTCTTCTCTCAAGTCTTTCAGCCAACAAGGAAAAGCTTAGAGAGAGCA CACATTCAGGAGTTGTACTTTCTGTGGAAGAAGTTGAAGCTGGGCTAAAAGGCCTGAAAGTGGAACAGGAGGGAAAAATTGCTACTCCATTCATGGCTGAGCAAATGGAGGAAGCATTGAATGTCGCTGGCTCCAGACAGATCAAGAAAGATGGAGATATGACTGCATTTAACAAACTGGTCAGCAGTATGAAAGCAAGTGGGACTCTGCCTTCCCAGCCCAAAGTCAAC AGCCTTGAGAGCCACTTAatgtcacctccagagatggcAGGCCAGCCTCTGTCCAAGAATATTCTGCAG GAACTTCTTGGTCCACCCATTACCAGACCTGCTTCATCAAATGTCCTTAGTGGCCTGATAGGCGGTTTGGAACCTGCAGCCTCTTTACTGACGCAGAGAGCACCTTCTCCTCCTATTCCACCCGTGTTTCCAACTCGTGCTGCTTCTGCAGATTACCTGCGCCACAGAATATCTTCACCCATTG GTTTTGGACAAGGTTCTCAGCAAATGCTGGGTGATCCATTTCCAGGTGTAAGGAAGCCCATGAGTCCGGTTACTGCACAG ATGAGTCCCCTGGAAATACAACAAGCTGCATTAGAGGGACTAACATTACCACACGACTTAGCCATACAGGCAGCGAATTTCTATCAGCATGGCTTTGGCAAACCACAAATGGACAAAAGCAGAGATGGCTACAGAAACAG GCAGCAACGAATGACTAAATCACCTGCGCCAGGACACAGAGGGAATGCGTCTtctccagcccctgcagcatCAATTACTAGCATG CTGTCTCCTTCCTTTACACCTACCTCGGTGATTCGCAAGATGTATGAGagcaaggaaaaaagcaaagaggagCCAGTTTCTGGGAAAATGAAAGTCAGTGATGGGAAAGATGAAAATCAGAGGCCAAATGAAG GATTGGTCCAGAGAATGCTGGCACAGGGGGTTCATCCACAGCATCTTCCTCTACTGCAAGCAG GAATGCTTCCTCCTGGAGTGGATCTGTCTCACTTGCAGGGAATATCTGCTCCCATCCTTGGCCAACCCTTTTATCCACTACCAACAGCCAGCCATCACATCTTAAACCCACGCTCTGGGACACCTTTGCAGCTTGCGATGATGCAGCAGCAGCTACAACGATCAG GCACTGGAGCACAGGGATCACCTGCTGGTGCACAGACAAGCCCTCAGAATGTGCTGCCTCGGACTGGATTATCTCACGGGCACACACCGCTCGACCATCGCCCCAGCCAGAGAAGTGGCTCTCCCATCGGCCTTGCAAAATGGTTTGGTTCAGATGTCTTGCAGCAGCCTCTCCCTTCCATGCCATCCAAAGTCATCAGTGTAGATGAACTGGAATACCGGCAGTGA